From Rutidosis leptorrhynchoides isolate AG116_Rl617_1_P2 chromosome 3, CSIRO_AGI_Rlap_v1, whole genome shotgun sequence, a single genomic window includes:
- the LOC139898298 gene encoding uncharacterized protein, with amino-acid sequence MSIRLPSTPFRQRHSAAQSTTANTTNSTSLRQRIKFSVRSRSSDTHTDTSRKLVMKVKEKLQKDHYSLPTGKNGRDDEDMILWFLKDRRFQVDEAISKLTKAIKWRKEFGVSELTEESVRRVAATGKSFVHDSLDVNGRPVLIVVPSKHIPEMFARSEDERLCVYSLEKALSKLPDGKEEILGLFDLRGFGVKNSDLKFLTFLFDVLYYYYPRRLGQVLFVDAPFVFQPIWQLAKPLVKSYASLVRFCSVEDVRKEYFTESTLPESFRH; translated from the exons ATGTCTATCCGGTTACCATCTACTCCGTTCCGCCAACGTCACTCCGCCGCCCAATCAACGACAGCCAACACGACCAATTCAACATCCTTACGTCAACGGATTAAATTCTCCGTTCGGAGTCGCTCTTCTGACACCCATACTGATACCTCACGCAAG CTAGTAATGAAGGTGAAAGAAAAGCTTCAGAAAGATCATTACAGTCTTCCTACAGGAAAAAATGGAAGAGACGATGAAGATATGATTCTTTGGTTTTTAAAGGACCGACGGTTTCAAGTCGATGAGGCTATCTCAAAACTCACCAAAGCAATT AAATGGCGAAAAGAATTTGGTGTGTCAGAACTGACAGAAGAATCAGTGAGAAGAGTAGCTGCAACTGGAAAGTCGTTTGTTCACGATTCACTTGATGTTAACGGCAGGCCGGTCTTAATAGTAGTGCCATCAAAACATATTCCAGAG ATGTTTGCTCGGTCTGAGGATGAGAGGTTATGTGTGTATTCGCTAGAGAAGGCATTAAGTAAACTACCCGACGGTAAAGAAGAGATTCTTGGATTATTCGATCTTCGTGGGTTTGGTGTGAAGAACTCAGACCTTAAATTCTTGACATTTTTG TTTGATGTGTTATACTACTATTACCCAAGGAGGCTGGGGCAAGTTCTATTCGTAGATGCTCCTTTTGTATTTCAACCGATATGGCAGCTCGCCAAGCCCTTAGTGAAGTCATACGCTTCTCTG GTTCGGTTTTGCTCGGTTGAGGATGTGAGAAAGGAGTATTTTACAGAATCGACACTTCCAGAAAGCTTTAGACATTGA